GCATTATAAGAATACAGACATTCCAAAAGTATTTACAGGCATCTTAGGATTTTCTAAGACAAGGTAGACAACTTATATCCACAAGCTCAGCACAAGGGATCAAGCAAATGTCATGGAAGTAGCCATAATTAAAAAGCATAGCAATAGGggcaaaattttcttcttacATCGcttagaatatttttttttcgGCCTATGACATTTGGTTTATAAATACAGGGTGAAAAGAGAACATATGTTAAAAATGGGAAAACCATTGGTACAATTCCTCATGCAAAGGCCATGAAGttctttaataaaatcattcCATGTAATAAATTGCAGACTAAACAATAGGAGCTAACGTCCAAAAACTTAGGATGCCTGTtgttgtgaaataaataattcttGCCCACCTATATTTTCTCCCAAGAATAGGGAGAGAGAAACAGGTGCAGCAAAGATGAAAACAGACAAAGCATTTTCCAACTTCTATTGTCCCTTCACTTCTCTCTATACTATGAGAACATGCATCAACCAACCAACAAATTCATAAGCAAAAAATGTACATTTAGCTACCAACATTTTATAAAccaaatttcttcttttaagccaatttaaacataattgaaCTTGCCTGATATGCTTTCATGGACTGATCAGCGGCCTCTTTCCTCTCATCACCCATCTTAAACTCCGCCAAGTACCTATAGTAATCTCCTTTCCTGCAACCAAACAATCCCCAAGAATAtgagaacaaaaaagaaaaaaagaacccagggtcaatcaacaaagaaaacccaaaaatagttctcacattttataataaaacacaGTAGACTCTCCACCCGAGCAAGAAGGAATGAGATGCTCATTAATGACACCCATAATATCTTTACAAATACTGGACAACTCCGATTCTACTTTCTGCCTAGACGTTTTGATTTTCTTAACATTTTGCTCATTCCCTTTGCTCTCTTCCTTTTGCTCAATCGAAGACAGGATCCTCCACGATGCTCTTCGAGCACCGATCACGTTTTTGTACCCAACAGAGAGCAGGTTCCGCTCTTCTACGGTCAGTTCCACATCAAGCTCCGCTAGCTTTTTCATGGAAGTCACCATATCtggaaaacaaaacaaaaaaatcccaaaattttaaaagcttaaatgaagaaaagaacCAAAGTTTATGACCTTGTCAATTAGATCAGACCATCAAAGCGTTCTGCTTGCTCAGCGAGCTTGGCGATGTACACGAATCTTTCACGTTCTTTGGAGAAATCCATGGCCGATTACAAGCTTTTTCTTTTGTAGGAGAAATGAAAAAACAAGGAGAAGGGACTCGGAGAGGAAGAAGATGGTCCTTCTTTttcagggttttttttttttttttggtggggGGTGGGGTTGGTTGAGGAGGACCAATCAGGGAGAACTAAGATGGGCAAAAGTGGAGGAAGCGGGGACAAGACATGACTGGCCGGCCTCGATTTGGAATGTCAATGACCCACGCGAGATTGGGGCTGTGGCCTACACTCCTTGTTAAATAAGGCAGTGTTACGAGGTCGTTTTAAGGAGTTTGGGACGTAATCGTTGGTTTTGAGAGTGTTGCtttctttgaagtttgaatggaaaaggaaatgatGGAGACAGGTCAGCatttaagtgaaattaagtTTTACCTTAAGAAAACAGAAATTGTTTAACAGAGTTGGAAAGATTCAGACCCCCAAATCTACCAGTCAGTTCTTTTTGTTGTATACATGAAAATGGCTCCACCAACCCCAAACTCTGCCGAGGGAAAGAATTGGGCTTTCACTAATCCGAATTAAGGACAAGGGAAATGGGCTTCTATATCAATACAATAATAGACCATTTAACTTAATTTCATCATGCAGTACAAATACACAACAGTGCTTGGGCAGATTGGCATGCAATCCAAGGCAAGAAGATTCCCTTAAAGTATTTGACCAACTAAAATTCAAACCCCATTTGTCATTTAAGCACCTACTACCTAGTTAATAAGATATGCGATGAACAAGAGGAAGGTGGCGAGGGATGTCACAAAGTTCCTCTAGTGGGGGCATGGGTGATGAAGCCACTCCTTGCTTCTGCTCAAAGGCCTTGATGATGCATGGTATTCTTCCCAATTAGTATTTACAGGCTTAAGAAAATGAATCAGAGAAGCCGCTGTGTTGCCATTTCTTTCTATGTTTGCATCATTATCCTTATCGTTATCCATCCCCCGACCGCAAGTTTCCGCATTAGCATTCCCTTGTCTAATTTAACTTTGGATAAAATTAGATGGGTTTATATACaatacattaaatattatttccttATCTAATTTTTGATAAGGGgacataaaaaaggattggagaaaacaacttttaaataGATCTATTTAAtagttaagttttttttgttcaagttagAAGGACTCTTCAAAATTTAGgagagtttaaataaaattattagacaaaaataaagttgacaaaaaatatactcaattaaaatattgcCCATACTTAGgtttcaatatttaaaactcGAGCTTAGTTCGTTTatgatatgtttttttatattttgttttatatactatgtaatttatattataatgtaaataaaaacatgttaagttgtgtatatttagatttaattaaaagcataataataatatatataattactaagtaattatatttttaaagatattggCAAGCTTAAATGGACTTGAATTAGCCATTTACAAATATTCAAGTTTAAGCAAAATTTGAAACTCATATTTCGAGTCCGACTAAATTTggacaattatatataatattaataccaTGTATAGGCCCGATTGAACTAGACTCATGATCATCTCTGTCTTTTAGTTATGTCGAATGATGACTTGTCCTTTGTGGGTTAATCAATTAAATGGCTAcattttttttagagaaatttAGGAGTTgaattacaaatataattataaatggtAAATAATACATGTTCAATCAACTAGAATTAGAATAACtcaatacaaaacataatagttcaaaaatgaaatatattcgaatctaaaccaaaataaatccTAACATGACACACATGATGGAacttatactcaaaataatctCAAGGATAATAACATAACATTTACACTCAAAATTCCAACAATTagattgataaatatttacatatcttttctttattttattttattaaaaatttttatgttgatgtaattttttaaaacaaattggGAATGAGAAATAgaattgtttgaatttatgtttataacataatattatttgttaataatattACGTTAAGAAGTTATCGGTATGTATTTTTATGTGATGGTATTGTCgtagtaaaaattatatttgtttctACAATGTGCCATTAGAAAGAGATGTAGATCGAAGTGCCAAGTAAGCTACCCTAAACAAATACTAACAGAATGCAC
This sequence is a window from Gossypium raimondii isolate GPD5lz chromosome 5, ASM2569854v1, whole genome shotgun sequence. Protein-coding genes within it:
- the LOC105769551 gene encoding 14-3-3-like protein D; this encodes MDFSKERERFVYIAKLAEQAERFDDMVTSMKKLAELDVELTVEERNLLSVGYKNVIGARRASWRILSSIEQKEESKGNEQNVKKIKTSRQKVESELSSICKDIMGVINEHLIPSCSGGESTVFYYKMKGDYYRYLAEFKMGDERKEAADQSMKAYQSATTTAEAELPPTHPIRLGLALNFSVFYYEIMNSPERACHLAKQAFDEAISELDTLSEESYKDSTLIMQLLRDNLTLWTSDIPEDGEEAAKLGAAKVGEGDE